The Candidatus Deferrimicrobiaceae bacterium genomic sequence ACTTGTAGAACTGGAGGAACGCGAGGACCCCGATGGGGGGCAGCAGCATGCCCAGCGAGGTGCCGGTCGCCATCTTCTGGCTGAAACCGAAGAACCAGACCATGGCCGGGATGACGAAGACGCCGCCGCCGATACCGAACATCCCGGAGACGGATCCGGTGAAGGCGCCGATGGCCAGGAAGCCGAGGATGAACGAGACCGACGGCATCAAAGGATTTCCCTTTCAGAGTCCCATCGGGTCGCCGCAGACGAACACCGAGATGTCGGAGTAGGTCGGCTTGCGCTCGATGATCGAGTAGACGCGGCAGATCCGCTGGGGCGAGTTGCACTCCTCGCAGAAG encodes the following:
- a CDS encoding sulfite exporter TauE/SafE family protein, encoding MPSVSFILGFLAIGAFTGSVSGMFGIGGGVFVIPAMVWFFGFSQKMATGTSLGMLLPPIGVLAFLQFYKSGNVNVAGVLLLVAGFLIGSYLASGYAIALPEGLHRKLFGALLIIMGTIYIFTSK